A stretch of Gouania willdenowi chromosome 21, fGouWil2.1, whole genome shotgun sequence DNA encodes these proteins:
- the LOC114454972 gene encoding uncharacterized protein LOC114454972, whose protein sequence is MTAQQPQLERSQKKDKVWIIGSSYIRRGEEAALKFFGDNLGLDANVHWFGKGGMRWEGVLPCFYGQLSTQGPPDILLVHAGGNTLGINSANSLAYTIKEDFTKLHIKFPVMKIIFSSINERRSWRYGKLSQIIRDRKTINHFVKRTSVCFKGDVVEHPLLRFYKRSLFISDGVHFSDEGNHLFLSSIRSTLQNFLKESKIPTRTISGATMPIRTFSATKSSTTTVSGHKKNITPISWP, encoded by the exons ATGACGGCCCAGCAGCCTCAGCTTGAAAG ATCACAGAAAAAGGACAAAGTGTGGATAATCGGCTCCAGTTACATCCGGCGGGGCGAGGAGGCTGCACTAAAGTTTTTTGGAGATAATTTGGGACTGGATGCCAACGTGCACTGGTTTGGAAAAGGAGGGATGAGGTGGGAAGGAGTTCTGCCTTGTTTTTATGGTCAGCTTTCCACCCAGGGACCCCCTGACATCCTCCTGGTTCACGCTGGAGGAAACACCCTGGGCATAAACAGTGCAAATAGTCTGGCCTACACTATTAAAGAGGACTTTACCAAATTGCACATTAAATTCCCTGTAATGAAGATCATCTTCTCCTCCATTAATGAACGCAGATCCTGGAGGTACGGGAAGCTGTCCCAGATCATCAGGGACAGAAAAACCATCAATCATTTTGTCAAGAGGACGTCTGTCTGTTTCAAAGGAGACGTTGTTGAACATCCTCTCCTGCGATTCTACAAACGATCACTGTTTATTTCAGACGGAGTTCATTTCTCTGATGAGGGAAACCACTTATTCTTGTCAAGCATCCGCTCCACCCTCCAGAACTTTCTAAAGGAGTCAAAAATACCAACAAGGACCATCTCTGGGGCAACGATGCCAATAAGGACATTCTCagcaacaaaaagcagcacaacaACCGTCTCTGGACATAAAAAGAACATTACACCAATCAGCTGGCCTTAa